From one Lycorma delicatula isolate Av1 chromosome 2, ASM4794821v1, whole genome shotgun sequence genomic stretch:
- the LOC142319863 gene encoding uncharacterized protein LOC142319863 yields MSHDLVSELVIEQRADLLIITEPNKYIAARSGRMVDTNGDVAIMDVSGRIAWRLTSRSGGMLAVESDSTLAIGAYVSPNCDIHEFTRRIDIIQGVVYNARKKVIILGDFNSKAIAAGNAYTNRRGEILTDMMGVVSCHCVNDGTPTYEARGHLSVLDLAIIDDRWSREYWDWRVLPHDVASDHHATMITIKGSDYVTREKMPYSSFTTEQIEIIIDRMVERIINIENLTPVALTNVIRQEMGRVAHRRANRH; encoded by the coding sequence ATGTCTCATGATTTGGTTAGTGAACTGGTCATAGAGCAAAGGGCTGATTTACTGATAATCACGGAGCCGAACAAGTACATTGCTGCTAGATCAGGCCGGATGGTGGATACAAATGGTGACGTGGCAATTATGGATGTAAGTGGCAGGATAGCATGGAGATTGACGTCCAGATCTGGAGGCATGTTGGCGGTGGAGTCGGATTCAACACTAGCGATTGGTGCCTATGTGTCTCCAAACTGTGACATACATGAATTTACTAGAAGAATAGACATAATACAAGGAGTAGTATATAACGCTAGGAAGAAAGTCATTATTCTAGGTGATTTCAATAGTAAAGCGATTGCAGCAGGGAACGCATACACCAATCGCAGAGGTGAGATCCTTACGGATATGATGGGGGTAGTTAGCTGCcattgtgtaaatgatggcaCTCCTACATATGAGGCGAGAGGACACTTGTCAGTCTTGGACTTAGCAATCATAGACGATAGATGGAGTAGAGAATACTGGGACTGGCGAGTGTTACCACATGATGTGGCGAGTGACCATCATGCCACTATGATTACCATAAAAGGCTCAGACTATGTGACTAGAGAGAAAATGCCCTATAGTAGTTTTACAACGGAACAGATCGAGATCATAATCGATAGAATGGTCGAAAGGATTATCAACATAGAGAATCTGACACCAGTTGCCCTGACTAACGTTATAAGACAAGAAATGGGCAGAGTAGCTCACAGAAGAGCTAATAGACACTAA